A window of the Myxococcales bacterium genome harbors these coding sequences:
- a CDS encoding DUF1566 domain-containing protein, with amino-acid sequence MDACISADCENAACEGCESLHGPGGNGGYWPEDLTDEPGLFWSATEYQEDVDLVWVIDYDGGSITELDKENSLDISAATRCVRNYTD; translated from the coding sequence ATGGACGCTTGCATTTCGGCGGATTGCGAAAACGCCGCTTGCGAAGGCTGCGAATCGTTGCACGGTCCGGGCGGTAACGGCGGGTATTGGCCGGAGGATCTGACGGATGAACCGGGCCTGTTCTGGTCGGCGACGGAATACCAGGAGGATGTCGACCTGGTCTGGGTGATCGATTATGACGGCGGTTCGATCACCGAACTGGACAAGGAAAACAGCCTGGACATTTCCGCCGCCACCCGTTGCGTCAGGAATTATACCGATTAG
- a CDS encoding glycosyltransferase family 39 protein produces MALTPPRFWHQGRTILLVSWLLASVSYLSLFFGATYTEEGFAPGRLLLGLLFTQAFFLIAALLSHYPALPSPVEWARRYPRRVFAISLAAQTAALIAVALTMRVWNDEEFNLEQAAYFAQHGLTKWLADYGSINFWLGLHHPPLLALLYALFYRVCGAHLLAGRLFNILFSAAALVAAHRLVRRTTEEPTAALASLAWPLFPVWLFNGAAAILEGPFLLVLLLTADAFVAFLEKPTHRRGLAAGGWLALGMLCRYNIVLLLPGLLLLLLGRDRRALWRNPATAWIAVVPLILLAPLAWTAAGSGLLATQKAQLSWVFLLLRPGGVAYMLGILLPLWPLQVGAHLIPAATLSLGMLWKGEGKNPLLLTLGGCYLLLVLVILPNPRYFLPAVPFLAVGAARLLQYLRAREKADTAVWLGLLAASLTLTVLVLTGAKWDGFYPFY; encoded by the coding sequence ATGGCGCTTACCCCTCCGCGATTCTGGCATCAGGGGCGGACGATTCTGCTCGTCTCCTGGCTGTTGGCGAGCGTCAGCTACCTGTCGCTTTTTTTCGGCGCCACCTACACCGAAGAGGGCTTCGCGCCCGGCCGCCTGCTGCTGGGCCTGCTGTTCACGCAGGCGTTTTTTCTGATCGCCGCCCTGTTGTCGCATTACCCCGCCCTGCCCTCGCCGGTCGAGTGGGCGCGGCGGTATCCGCGACGGGTGTTCGCGATCTCGCTGGCCGCGCAAACCGCCGCGCTGATCGCCGTGGCGCTGACCATGCGCGTCTGGAACGACGAGGAATTCAACCTCGAGCAGGCCGCTTATTTCGCCCAGCACGGTTTGACGAAATGGCTCGCCGATTACGGCTCGATCAACTTCTGGCTCGGGCTGCATCATCCGCCGCTGCTGGCGCTGCTCTACGCCCTTTTCTACCGCGTGTGCGGCGCGCACCTGCTCGCCGGCCGGTTGTTCAATATCCTGTTCTCCGCCGCGGCGCTGGTCGCGGCACACCGTTTGGTGCGGCGGACGACCGAGGAACCGACGGCCGCGCTGGCCTCGCTGGCCTGGCCGCTGTTTCCGGTGTGGCTGTTCAACGGCGCGGCGGCCATTCTCGAGGGGCCGTTTCTGCTGGTGCTGCTGCTGACCGCCGACGCCTTCGTCGCGTTTCTGGAAAAGCCGACGCATCGCCGGGGCCTGGCGGCCGGCGGCTGGCTCGCGCTGGGGATGCTCTGCCGCTACAACATCGTGCTGCTGTTGCCCGGCCTATTGCTGCTTTTACTCGGCCGCGACCGGCGCGCCTTGTGGCGGAATCCGGCGACCGCTTGGATTGCCGTCGTGCCGCTGATCCTGCTGGCGCCGCTGGCCTGGACGGCGGCCGGTTCCGGCCTGCTGGCCACGCAAAAAGCCCAGCTCAGTTGGGTCTTTCTGCTGCTGCGGCCCGGCGGCGTCGCCTACATGCTCGGGATTCTGCTGCCGCTCTGGCCCCTGCAAGTCGGCGCGCACCTGATTCCGGCGGCGACGCTCTCGCTGGGCATGCTCTGGAAGGGCGAGGGAAAAAATCCGCTGCTGCTGACGCTGGGCGGCTGCTACCTGCTCTTGGTGCTGGTCATCCTGCCCAATCCGCGTTACTTCCTGCCGGCGGTGCCGTTCCTCGCGGTGGGCGCGGCGCGCCTGCTGCAATACCTGCGCGCGCGCGAAAAAGCCGACACCGCCGTCTGGCTGGGCCTCCTGGCCGCCTCATTGACCCTGACCGTCCTGGTGCTGACCGGCGCGAAGTGGGATGGGTTCTATCCGTTTTATTGA
- a CDS encoding glycosyltransferase family 2 protein, which translates to MNRLCGAIVARNGGALLGEALADLTAALGEDNVVVIDNDSRDGSTRALAVAVRREPVNRGYAAGANRALAWARERGADGLLLLNQDARLDAASLARLAVVFASDANIAAVFAKVVDRDHPYVLQGLAGRLNHRHKLTTALGEGRIDSAAPAYPLVVQHGYGAALLLRVDAALAAGGFDERLFAYHEEIELCWRLRRRHYLVVLEPRAVVRHRGPAGDPRRERAKAYLVARNSVLAARRNGGRLAAGLVLSWALAAGILYYGPLALTGDERARAALAGWWDGLRGGEIRPAIRNLL; encoded by the coding sequence GTGAACCGGCTGTGCGGCGCGATCGTCGCCCGCAACGGCGGGGCGCTGCTCGGCGAAGCCCTCGCCGACCTGACGGCCGCGCTGGGCGAGGACAACGTCGTGGTGATCGACAACGATTCGCGCGACGGCTCGACGCGGGCGCTGGCGGTGGCGGTGCGACGCGAACCGGTCAACCGCGGTTACGCCGCCGGCGCCAACCGGGCGCTGGCCTGGGCGCGCGAGCGCGGCGCCGACGGGCTGCTGCTGCTCAATCAGGACGCCCGGCTGGACGCGGCGAGCCTCGCGCGCCTGGCCGTCGTCTTCGCGAGCGACGCGAACATCGCCGCCGTTTTCGCGAAGGTCGTCGACCGCGACCACCCCTATGTGCTGCAAGGCCTCGCCGGGCGGCTCAACCACCGCCACAAGCTGACGACTGCGCTCGGCGAGGGACGGATCGATTCGGCGGCGCCGGCTTATCCGCTCGTCGTGCAACACGGTTACGGGGCCGCGCTGCTCCTGCGGGTCGACGCGGCGCTGGCGGCCGGCGGTTTCGACGAGCGCCTGTTCGCCTACCACGAGGAAATCGAGTTATGCTGGCGGCTGCGCCGGCGGCATTACCTCGTTGTGCTGGAGCCGCGGGCGGTCGTGCGGCACCGGGGGCCGGCCGGCGATCCGCGGCGCGAACGGGCCAAGGCCTACCTGGTGGCGCGCAACAGCGTGCTGGCGGCGCGGCGCAACGGCGGCCGGCTCGCCGCCGGGCTGGTGCTGTCGTGGGCGCTGGCGGCCGGAATCCTGTATTATGGGCCGCTCGCGCTGACCGGCGACGAGCGGGCGCGCGCCGCGCTCGCCGGCTGGTGGGACGGCCTGCGCGGCGGCGAAATCCGGCCCGCGATCCGCAACCTTCTTTAA
- a CDS encoding glycosyltransferase family 2 protein, which translates to MNARRLALVLIAALFLLTVLIGWRVALLPLLFLNAFVLLHLGLASLRRVLFTLAARQTPCETPAPPADFVLPRLTALVHCRDEAAALPATLAAWAAVDYPRDRLELVFIDDSSADETPGLLEAFARDKPWVKVVRRAAPAAGKGAALNDGLANAAPAELVAVFDADARPAPDCPRLLAERLADPTVAGVAGRMSPLEHDHPAAVYAAVEAAVHQRLTLTGAARLGATVAFLGSAYAVRRSLLDPDGFAPGERLEDIELSLRLLAEGYQLAWEPRAVCRHLAPADTAAFRRQRESWARGYHRLARRYYAPLVLAAPSPLLAFDRLLFCASYLDRFSLLAAIALAALARWVLPILWMPWWFVASAAALPLLQIPLAVRADGWPATRRRRVAPALALVFWDFAAEWRALAADLAGKPLPWRRADRAPEPRGES; encoded by the coding sequence ATGAATGCGCGGCGGCTCGCGCTGGTGTTGATCGCCGCCTTGTTCCTGCTGACGGTGCTGATCGGCTGGCGGGTCGCGCTGCTGCCGCTGCTTTTCCTGAACGCGTTCGTGCTGCTGCACCTGGGCCTCGCCTCGCTGCGCCGCGTCCTTTTCACTTTGGCCGCCCGGCAAACTCCGTGCGAAACGCCGGCGCCGCCCGCCGATTTCGTTTTGCCGCGCCTGACCGCGCTGGTGCACTGCCGCGACGAAGCGGCCGCGTTGCCCGCCACCCTGGCGGCCTGGGCGGCCGTCGACTATCCGCGCGACCGCCTGGAACTGGTTTTCATCGACGATTCCAGCGCCGACGAAACACCGGGCCTGCTGGAAGCTTTTGCGCGCGACAAGCCGTGGGTGAAGGTCGTGCGTCGCGCCGCGCCCGCCGCCGGCAAGGGCGCCGCCCTCAATGACGGCCTGGCCAACGCCGCGCCCGCCGAGCTCGTCGCCGTGTTCGACGCCGACGCGCGGCCCGCGCCGGATTGCCCGCGCCTCCTGGCGGAACGGTTGGCCGATCCGACCGTGGCCGGCGTGGCGGGCCGGATGTCGCCGCTCGAGCACGATCACCCGGCGGCCGTGTACGCGGCGGTGGAAGCGGCGGTGCATCAGCGGCTGACCCTCACCGGCGCGGCGCGGCTGGGCGCGACGGTCGCTTTTTTGGGCTCGGCCTACGCGGTGCGGCGGTCGCTGCTGGATCCCGACGGTTTCGCCCCCGGCGAGCGGCTCGAAGACATCGAATTGTCGCTGCGCCTGCTGGCGGAAGGCTACCAGCTCGCCTGGGAGCCACGGGCCGTCTGCCGGCACCTGGCGCCCGCCGACACCGCCGCCTTCCGGCGACAGCGCGAAAGCTGGGCGCGCGGCTATCATCGCCTCGCCCGCCGGTATTACGCGCCGTTGGTGCTCGCCGCGCCCTCCCCGCTGCTGGCCTTCGACCGCCTGCTCTTCTGCGCCAGCTACCTCGACCGCTTTTCGCTGCTGGCCGCCATCGCGCTGGCCGCGCTCGCCCGCTGGGTGCTGCCGATCCTCTGGATGCCGTGGTGGTTCGTCGCCAGCGCGGCCGCGTTGCCGCTGCTTCAGATTCCGCTGGCCGTGCGCGCCGACGGCTGGCCCGCCACGCGCCGGCGCCGCGTCGCGCCCGCGCTCGCGTTGGTCTTCTGGGATTTCGCCGCCGAATGGCGCGCCCTGGCGGCCGACCTCGCCGGCAAACCCCTGCCCTGGCGGCGCGCCGACCGCGCCCCCGAGCCGCGAGGCGAATCGTGA
- a CDS encoding GNAT family N-acetyltransferase, with translation MANEWLIRPARRQELDEVVGLWKDLMDLTAEVNVHYRLRAGAVDYQRNIFEEYLRREDSYILVGLRNDQVIAFSNGYLTMPAKTFVQSPLGVLENLFVVAAHRRQGYGQALAEAAIRWLANLGAAEIFVNVIPKNIGSLKFWRAMGFDVQRLAMIRQP, from the coding sequence ATGGCAAACGAATGGCTCATCCGGCCCGCGCGCCGGCAGGAACTGGACGAGGTCGTCGGTCTGTGGAAAGACCTAATGGACCTGACGGCCGAGGTCAACGTTCATTATCGGTTGCGGGCGGGCGCCGTCGACTACCAGCGCAACATCTTCGAGGAGTACCTGCGGCGCGAGGATTCGTACATTCTGGTCGGCCTGCGGAACGATCAGGTGATCGCGTTTTCCAACGGCTACCTGACGATGCCGGCCAAGACGTTCGTGCAATCGCCGCTCGGAGTGCTGGAAAACCTGTTCGTCGTCGCGGCGCACCGCCGCCAGGGTTATGGCCAGGCGCTGGCCGAGGCCGCGATCCGCTGGCTGGCGAACCTGGGGGCGGCGGAGATTTTCGTCAACGTGATTCCGAAGAACATCGGTTCGCTGAAATTCTGGCGGGCGATGGGTTTCGACGTGCAACGGCTGGCGATGATCCGGCAGCCGTAG
- a CDS encoding gamma-glutamylcyclotransferase: protein MFLAKFFPAHGITVFHPPALVVQFDDLLASQLLFVWDELMDPVLVREQLGRDVPFSPAALAGYTRRIERLEGEWVYSLVEQEGAVLAGFVLLGLSDAEFERLDEHEQAPIHCLRHPCRVQVGNLERVASVHLATGSYLGE, encoded by the coding sequence ATGTTTCTGGCAAAGTTTTTTCCGGCCCACGGCATCACCGTCTTTCACCCGCCCGCGCTCGTGGTGCAGTTCGACGACCTGTTGGCCAGCCAGTTGCTGTTCGTCTGGGACGAACTGATGGACCCGGTGCTGGTGCGCGAGCAGTTGGGGCGCGACGTGCCGTTTTCGCCCGCCGCGCTGGCCGGCTACACGCGACGGATCGAGCGCCTCGAAGGCGAATGGGTCTATTCGCTCGTCGAACAGGAAGGCGCGGTGCTGGCCGGGTTCGTGCTGCTGGGGTTGAGCGACGCCGAGTTCGAACGCCTCGACGAGCACGAACAGGCGCCGATCCACTGTCTGCGCCATCCCTGCCGCGTCCAGGTCGGCAACCTCGAACGCGTGGCGAGCGTGCACCTGGCGACCGGCTCCTACCTCGGCGAATAG